The Vibrio penaeicida sequence AATGACAGCAGTGCATGGTAATCGTTACCCAGAGCATTCTTTGCTGCGCCAGTTAGAGTAGCGCAGTCGATTATCAGTTCTGGGTTTTGCTCACTCGCGTACAAAAGACCGTCCGCAAGAACCAAACGCCCTTCCGCATCAGTATTCATGATTTCGACAGTTTTGCCGTTTTTGTAGGTGATGATGTCACCCAGCTTGAAAGCTCGACCTGAAATCATGTTCTCAGCACAACAAAGAATTAATTTCACACGCTTGTTAAGACCGCGAAGGATAGCCAAACCAAGACCACCAGTAATCGTACCCGAACCGCCCATGTCAGCTTTCATGGCATCCATGAATCCAGAAGGCTTAATGCTGTAACCGCCCGAATCAAAGGTAATACCCTTACCGACTAGACAAGCAAAAACAGGCGCATTTTCATCACCCGTTGGGTTGAAGTCCAATTGAAGCATTGCAGATGTACGCTCGGAGCCACGACCAACCGCGTAAATACCTTCCCAACCTTCTGTTAGCAAGTCTTTATCTTTGACGATTCGGTAAGTAACGTGCTCTGGCGCTAGAGATTTAATAAACTCCCCAGCCATAGTCGCAAGTTGACGAGGGGCAACTTCTTCAGCACTTTTGTTGATGATATCTCGAACCCAATTTCCTGCCTTGATACGAGAATCTAATTCGTGTTGAGCACTCTCTTCAAGATCAACCCACTCAACGGAATTGGTATTTTTAGGTCCACGGTAGCCTTGGTAGAACGCCCAAATGCTCTCTATATCCCAACCTTCACCCTGCAAAAATACGGATTTGATTCCTTGACCATCCAGCTTGCGCCCTGCGCGCTGAATCACATCGACTAACTCACCATCGGTGTGGTGAATGGTTGTACCTTGTTCTGTAAAAGATAAAATTGCGTTTTCGCCCCATTGAGGGAGTGCCGCTTGTGAGGAAATGAATACCGGCATTTGTGTAGACATGATTTCTCCTTGTCTTGTCATCGTAATCTTCGCTGATTTCTATTATGACTTTGTTTCTTTTTACGAGTTGAGGAATGTTAGCATTATGTTCGTAGAAAATGTCATTTGCATAAAAAAAACGGGCTAGATAGCCCGCTTTTTTTAGTAAATAATGTCAAGTCAAGTAAACAACTCAACATATAACACAAGTTCTTAGATGACATAGAGATCTATGTAGACCTAACTAATTACATCTTGTGTTAATCTGCTTCATCCATCCAGCAGAGGATAATCGCCTCTAGAATTTTTTCATTAGATCGGCTTGGATCATCTTCAAACTCTTCTAACTCACAAATCCAGCGATGCAAATCCGTAAAACGTACAGTTTTAGGATCGGTGTCAGGAAATAGATCGCATAACTCAATTGCGATATCTCTCGAGTCTGTCCATTTTAAGCTCATTTCACTTCCTTATTAATGATCTTCAGCTGCGTGATTCAGCGTGTACTTCGGAATTTCAACGACCAAGTCTTCGTCGGTGATCACCGCTTGGCAACCTAAACGAGACTCAGGCTCTAAACCCCATGCTTTATCCAGCATGTCATCTTCAAGCTCTTCGCTCTCATCTAATGAATCGAACCCTTCGCGTACAACGATATGACAAGTAGTACAGGCACAGGATTTCTCACAAGCATGCTCAATTCCGATGCCATTTTTCAACGCAACATCAAGAACAGTCTGACCAGTTTGTCCTTCTAATACCGCGCCTTCTGGGCAAAGGTCTTCATGGGGTAAAACAATAATCTTTGGCATTTTAAATTCTCAAACTTATAACTGTTATATGTCATCAACTGATTGACCAGATAACGCTGATCGAATCGATTTGTCCATGCGACGAGACGCAAAATCTTGACTGGCTTTGTCCGTCTCTTTGATGCCTTGCTCAATCGCATCGGCATTGTCTTGGTTACGTAACGCAATCAGAGCTTCTATCGATTTCAGCAACACCTGCCTTTCTTCCTCAGAAAGCAACTCATCACCATCAATTTGCAACGCTGAAACCAGACCTTCGATAACACGATCTGCTTCAACCCTTTGCTCAGCAAGTGCTCTAGCGTGCATGTCTACTTTTGCGTAGGTCATGGAGTCTTTCAGCATGTTGGCGACTTCATCATCACTCAAACCATACGATGGCTTCACTTGGATTTCAGCCTGTACGCCAGTGCTCTTTTCCATGGCTGTTACTGACAGCAAACCATCTGCATCAACCTGATAAGTCACACGTATGTGCGCCGCACCAGCCGCCATTGGTGGTATACCTTTTAGTGAGAATTTGGCTAATGAGCGACAATCGCCAATCATTTCACGCTCACCTTGTGCAACATGAACGAGCATACCCGTTTGCCCGTCTTTAAACGTAGTAAATTCTTGAGCTTTAGCGACTGGAATTGTGGTGTTTCTTGGGATGATTTTTTCAACCAAGCCACCCATGGTTTCAATCCCCAATGACAAAGGGATCACGTCAAGCAGTAGCATCTCAGAATCAGGCTTATTGCCCGCTAATATATCCGCTTGAATGGCAGCCCCAATAGCAACAACCTCATCCGGATTGATGCTCGTGAGCGGCGTTTGTCCAAAGAATTCACCAACCATGTCACGAACATGGAGCGTGCGCGTTGAACCACCAACCATCACAACTTCTTGTATTTCATCTGTTGAAACCCCTGCATCTTTTAGCGCACGGCGGCAAGAAAGCAGTGTTTTCTTAACAAGTGGTTGAATGAGTTCATTGAACGTTTCACGAGACAACGAACCAGACCAAGCCCCAAATGCTAAGTCTGTAGATTCAGAGTTTGATAGCTCGATTTTCGCTTGAGTCGCAACGTCCAGTAATACACGTTGCTGTTCATTGGAAAGCGTACCTTGAGTATTTGACTGCTCTTTAATGTAGTCTGCCACTATGTGGTCAAAATCATCACCACCTAGGGCAGAATCGCCACCAGTGGCTAGGACTTCAAAAACACCTTTGGATAAGCGAAGAATGGAAATATCAAACGTTCCTCCACCCAAATCGTAAACGGCGATCACACCTTCCTGAGCGGAATCGAGCCCATAAGCGATGGCTGCTGCTGTTGGCTCGTTCAACAATCGAAGAACATTCAACCCCGCAAGTGTTGCGGCATCTTTCGTACCTGCGCGCTGCGCATCGTCAAAGTACGCAGGAACCGTAATCACTACGCCGGTCAACTCTCCACCGAGCGCCTCTTCTGCACGTTTACCCAATGCTTGCAAAATTTCAGAAGAAACTTGGATTGGATTAACGTTGCCTTTTGAAGTCTCTATTAATGGCAGACCATTTTCACTTTCAATAAAAGTATAAGGAAGAGAAGGGTAGCGTGTTTTAATATCACCTAAAGAACGACCAATAAGCCGTTTAGCGGAAATGATCGTTTGCTTGGGATCGGACTGAGCGTGCTCACGCGCTTTTTCTCCGACTAATGTAGTATCAGAACCATAATAGACAACCGATGGCAAAATGCTTTCATTCTGCTCATCGACTAGTGGTTTTGCTGTTCCGCTAAGAACAGATGCCACCAGTGAGTTCGTCGTCCCCAAGTCAATGCCAGCCGCCAAACGATGCTCGTGTGGTGCTGAACTTTGACCCGGTTCTGCAATTTGAAGTAATGCCATTGAATGTCCTTTATTATCCGAGCAGTTTGTCTTCCAACTGCTCTATTTCATTTTGTAATTTGGCAATAAATTTTAGCTTACGAATACCATTCGCAGCGTTTTCCAGTGTGTTATCAGTTAATGCCTGAACCATCTCGCTCAAAAGCGATTGATACAGTTTACTGACCTTTTTCTCAAAATCGAATAATTCAGACTCTGGATCTGATGATGACTCAATATCCTCTAACGCTTCCCTTAGCTCCATCTGTTCCATTAAAAACATAGGATCTTGCATCGTGTTTTGCTCATTCCGAATGTCTACCCCTTTAAGAGAAAGAAGGTATTCAGCACGAGAAATCGGTTGTTTTAGTACTTGGAAAGCATCATTGATTTGCGCGGCTTTTTGCACGGCAAGAAGGCGATCTCGCTCGGATGCAGTCGCGAATTTATCTGGATGGAATTGGCGTTGAAGCTCTCTGAACTGAGTGGATAAC is a genomic window containing:
- the pepB gene encoding aminopeptidase PepB; this encodes MSTQMPVFISSQAALPQWGENAILSFTEQGTTIHHTDGELVDVIQRAGRKLDGQGIKSVFLQGEGWDIESIWAFYQGYRGPKNTNSVEWVDLEESAQHELDSRIKAGNWVRDIINKSAEEVAPRQLATMAGEFIKSLAPEHVTYRIVKDKDLLTEGWEGIYAVGRGSERTSAMLQLDFNPTGDENAPVFACLVGKGITFDSGGYSIKPSGFMDAMKADMGGSGTITGGLGLAILRGLNKRVKLILCCAENMISGRAFKLGDIITYKNGKTVEIMNTDAEGRLVLADGLLYASEQNPELIIDCATLTGAAKNALGNDYHALLSFDQQLSSKAVGYAAEEREGLWPLPLADFHRSMLPSNFADLSNISSGHYSPGASTAAAFLSYFVNDYKKGWLHFDCAGTYRKSASDKWSAGATGMGVRTLARILTEQAK
- the iscX gene encoding Fe-S cluster assembly protein IscX, which translates into the protein MSLKWTDSRDIAIELCDLFPDTDPKTVRFTDLHRWICELEEFEDDPSRSNEKILEAIILCWMDEAD
- the fdx gene encoding ISC system 2Fe-2S type ferredoxin, translating into MPKIIVLPHEDLCPEGAVLEGQTGQTVLDVALKNGIGIEHACEKSCACTTCHIVVREGFDSLDESEELEDDMLDKAWGLEPESRLGCQAVITDEDLVVEIPKYTLNHAAEDH
- the hscA gene encoding Fe-S protein assembly chaperone HscA, translated to MALLQIAEPGQSSAPHEHRLAAGIDLGTTNSLVASVLSGTAKPLVDEQNESILPSVVYYGSDTTLVGEKAREHAQSDPKQTIISAKRLIGRSLGDIKTRYPSLPYTFIESENGLPLIETSKGNVNPIQVSSEILQALGKRAEEALGGELTGVVITVPAYFDDAQRAGTKDAATLAGLNVLRLLNEPTAAAIAYGLDSAQEGVIAVYDLGGGTFDISILRLSKGVFEVLATGGDSALGGDDFDHIVADYIKEQSNTQGTLSNEQQRVLLDVATQAKIELSNSESTDLAFGAWSGSLSRETFNELIQPLVKKTLLSCRRALKDAGVSTDEIQEVVMVGGSTRTLHVRDMVGEFFGQTPLTSINPDEVVAIGAAIQADILAGNKPDSEMLLLDVIPLSLGIETMGGLVEKIIPRNTTIPVAKAQEFTTFKDGQTGMLVHVAQGEREMIGDCRSLAKFSLKGIPPMAAGAAHIRVTYQVDADGLLSVTAMEKSTGVQAEIQVKPSYGLSDDEVANMLKDSMTYAKVDMHARALAEQRVEADRVIEGLVSALQIDGDELLSEEERQVLLKSIEALIALRNQDNADAIEQGIKETDKASQDFASRRMDKSIRSALSGQSVDDI
- the hscB gene encoding co-chaperone HscB, with translation MDHFELFGISRQFDLDVAALSTQFRELQRQFHPDKFATASERDRLLAVQKAAQINDAFQVLKQPISRAEYLLSLKGVDIRNEQNTMQDPMFLMEQMELREALEDIESSSDPESELFDFEKKVSKLYQSLLSEMVQALTDNTLENAANGIRKLKFIAKLQNEIEQLEDKLLG